The following are encoded together in the Azospirillum brasilense genome:
- a CDS encoding DUF6212 domain-containing protein, whose translation MKLSAPAAQFASLYDGTPKLIAVGACAGLEAGAMPLRLLRLVRHDGGYLLLSEGAGAAEGEALRPLAIPPAAVQALWSCDEAARRDAERLLDWWEEAGGQGSAPPQATGDASTVLHGLLTQALAEIDGLHRRNAGLQRTLSTLREEWGRSVRLPPEAVELLDALRLSPPRLVFATPRPVGALAVPLRHGRNPAGAAEIVQRLPAGARGLAGLDLHLDQAPRGSGVLAIVLTGVETGETIAEWALSFGDLRSGWLPLRLPTASTRMDRLLDLRIGATGVVTEAPRLSLAQAGLLDEYAVAPPARAVGQPAMLALRLWGGLPGLEYGPAAHLASRPAPDRMVWPLNEPVLSQLRKGRDFEATFPWFGLLRGGRVLLHPLHGVVTAALIPLDEVPGAVAVRACAVIDDPRCRAPIACKLVAAPPSVTVDEAEREEGVLASSGWMVLEEPRRPLDLTAVLAAPWSGPMALHLFTDIPDRGHALYGRTIFSDFEVEIDSQTAWAHPPALPVSEEIAATP comes from the coding sequence ATGAAGCTCTCCGCCCCCGCGGCCCAGTTCGCCTCCCTCTACGACGGCACGCCGAAGCTCATCGCCGTCGGCGCTTGCGCCGGGTTGGAAGCGGGCGCCATGCCCCTTCGCCTGCTGCGGCTGGTCCGTCATGACGGCGGCTATCTGCTGCTGTCCGAGGGCGCCGGAGCGGCGGAGGGCGAGGCGTTGCGACCATTGGCCATCCCGCCCGCCGCCGTCCAGGCGCTGTGGTCCTGCGACGAGGCGGCGCGGCGGGACGCCGAGCGGCTGCTCGACTGGTGGGAGGAGGCCGGAGGGCAGGGCAGCGCGCCGCCCCAAGCGACGGGCGACGCGTCCACGGTGCTGCACGGCCTGTTGACCCAGGCCCTTGCGGAGATCGACGGGCTGCACCGCCGCAACGCCGGGCTTCAGCGCACGTTGTCCACCCTGCGGGAGGAATGGGGCCGCTCCGTCCGCTTGCCGCCGGAAGCGGTGGAACTTCTGGACGCCCTGCGCCTCAGCCCGCCGCGGCTGGTCTTCGCAACGCCGCGCCCGGTGGGAGCGCTGGCGGTGCCGTTGCGTCATGGCCGGAATCCCGCAGGGGCGGCAGAGATCGTGCAGCGCCTGCCGGCGGGCGCGCGGGGGCTGGCCGGACTCGACCTGCATCTCGACCAGGCGCCGAGGGGAAGCGGCGTGCTCGCCATTGTCCTGACCGGGGTGGAGACCGGCGAGACCATCGCGGAATGGGCGCTGTCCTTCGGCGATCTGCGGTCCGGCTGGCTGCCGCTGCGCCTGCCCACCGCCTCCACCCGGATGGATCGTCTTCTCGACCTGCGGATCGGCGCCACCGGGGTGGTGACGGAGGCGCCGCGCCTGTCGCTGGCTCAGGCCGGCCTGCTCGACGAGTACGCCGTAGCGCCGCCGGCCCGCGCCGTAGGGCAGCCGGCCATGCTGGCGTTGCGGCTGTGGGGTGGGTTGCCGGGGCTGGAATACGGTCCGGCGGCGCATCTGGCATCACGTCCGGCGCCTGATCGCATGGTCTGGCCGCTGAACGAGCCGGTGCTGTCGCAACTGCGCAAGGGCCGTGACTTCGAGGCGACTTTCCCCTGGTTCGGCTTGTTGCGCGGCGGGCGCGTCCTGCTCCATCCGCTCCACGGCGTCGTCACGGCAGCTCTCATTCCGCTGGACGAGGTTCCGGGAGCCGTGGCGGTGCGTGCGTGCGCGGTGATCGACGATCCGCGCTGCCGTGCTCCCATCGCCTGCAAACTGGTGGCTGCCCCGCCATCGGTGACGGTGGACGAGGCGGAACGGGAGGAGGGCGTCCTGGCCTCCAGCGGCTGGATGGTGCTGGAGGAGCCGCGCCGCCCGCTGGACCTGACGGCGGTGCTGGCGGCGCCCTGGTCGGGGCCGATGGCGCTTCACCTCTTCACCGATATCCCGGACCGCGGACACGCGCTGTACGGACGAACCATCTTTTCCGATTTCGAGGTGGAGATCGATTCCCAAACCGCATGGGCCCATCCGCCTGCTCTGCCGGTTTCGGAAGAAATCGCCGCCACGCCGTGA